Proteins encoded in a region of the Coffea eugenioides isolate CCC68of chromosome 4, Ceug_1.0, whole genome shotgun sequence genome:
- the LOC113767959 gene encoding laccase-1 produces the protein MGSFYHQIFVTLVLLLSIFLPCSLSSTTRRFEFNVKWKNVKRLCNTRPILTVNGEYPGPTISVHEGDNVEVKVTNRVDMNTTLHWHGIRQLRTGWADGPAYVTQCPIGTGKSYTYRFTVVNQRGTLWWHAHLSWQRSTVNGAFIIYPRMPYPFSVPIQEEIPITFGEWFNSDVMAIEKDMMLTGVGPNASDAYTINGLPGPLYNCSLKDTFIKTVEHGKTYLLRIINAALNDELFFAVADHTLTVVEIDAVYTKPFTTKAIMIAPGQTTNVLLTANQKPDSTGMFVLAARPYLTSIFPFDNSTTIGFLKYKTTNSKETVELPLPSYTLPSNLPALQDTEFATEFANKLRSLGSPQYPCKVPRKVHKQVITTIGLNLQDCPPNKTCKGFRNQRFLASMNNQSFIRPPISILECHYKNLSMANLFSNFPEKPPVPFNYTGVNPLTENMNAEFGSKLVVVPYGTRLEIVLQDTNFLNPENHPIHVHGHNFFIVGRGFGNFDAEKDPLHYNLVDPPERNTVAVPIGGWAAIRIHADNPGVWFIHCHLEEHTTWGLAMGLVVQEGKNPSQCLIPPPDDLPPC, from the exons ATGGGGAGTTTTTATCATCAAATTTTTGTTACACTTGTTCTTCTTCTAAGCATATTTCTACCATGTTCATTGTCATCAACCACCAGGCGTTTTGAATTTAAT GTCAAGTGGAAGAATGTAAAGCGTCTGTGCAACACAAGGCCAATACTTACTGTTAACGGGGAATATCCAGGACCAACCATTAGTGTTCATGAAGGCGATAATGTTGAAGTAAAGGTTACTAATCGAGTTGATATGAACACCACTCTCCATTG GCATGGAATAAGGCAATTAAGGACAGGATGGGCAGATGGTCCAGCCTATGTTACACAATGCCCAATTGGAACTGGAAAATCTTACACTTACAGGTTCACCGTAGTCAATCAGAGGGGAACTCTTTGGTGGCATGCCCATCTCTCATGGCAACGTTCCACTGTTAATGGAGCTTTTATCATCTACCCTCGCATGCCTTATCCTTTCTCAGTTCCAATTCAAGAGGAGATTCCCATAACGTTTG GTGAGTGGTTCAATTCAGATGTGATGGCAATAGAAAAGGATATGATGCTAACCGGGGTTGGACCTAATGCTTCAGATGCTTACACGATCAATGGCTTGCCAGGGCCCTTGTATAATTGCTCTCTTAAAG ATACTTTCATCAAGACAGTCGAACATGGCAAAACATACTTGCTAAGGATCATCAATGCCGCCCTCAATGATGAGCTCTTCTTTGCTGTGGCTGACCATACTTTAACAGTCGTAGAAATCGATGCAGTTTACACAAAACCCTTTACAACAAAAGCTATCATGATCGCCCCCGGACAGACCACCAATGTGCTGCTCACTGCGAATCAAAAGCCAGATTCCACCGGCATGTTTGTCTTGGCAGCAAGACCTTATCTAACTTCAATTTTCCCCTTCGACAATTCCACCACAATTGGTTTCCTGAAGTACAAAACCACAAATTCAAAAGAAACAGTTGAGCTCCCATTGCCATCTTACACTTTACCAAGCAACCTCCCTGCATTGCAAGATACTGAATTTGCAACGGAATTCGCCAACAAGCTTCGAAGCCTCGGATCTCCTCAGTACCCTTGTAAAGTGCCCAGGAAAGTCCATAAGCAAGTGATCACAACCATAGGTCTCAATCTTCAAGACTGCCCTCCTAATAAAACTTGCAAAGGATTTAGAAACCAGAGGTTCTTAGCATCGATGAACAACCAATCATTCATTCGCCCTCCCATATCCATCCTGGAATGCCATTACAAGAACCTCAGTATGGCTAACCTGTTCTCCAATTTCCCCGAAAAGCCACCCGTTCCTTTTAACTACACAGGAGTTAACCCTTTAACTGAAAACATGAATGCTGAATTTGGCAGTAAGCTGGTGGTGGTACCATATGGCACGAGGCTAGAAATTGTGCTGCAAGATACCAATTTCTTGAACCCGGAGAACCATCCAATCCATGTTCATGGGCACAACTTTTTCATCGTGGGACGCGGATTTGGAAATTTCGACGCTGAAAAAGATCCATTGCATTACAATCTTGTGGATCCTCCAGAGAGGAATACGGTGGCGGTTCCAATAGGAGGATGGGCAGCAATCAGAATCCATGCAGATAATCCAGGGGTATGGTTCATACATTGCCATCTCGAGGAACATACGACATGGGGTCTAGCCATGGGTCTTGTTGTACAGGAGGGTAAAAACCCTTCACAGTGTTTGATTCCTCCACCTGATGACCTTCCTCCCTGCTGA